In the genome of Magnolia sinica isolate HGM2019 chromosome 2, MsV1, whole genome shotgun sequence, one region contains:
- the LOC131233124 gene encoding F-box protein AUF1-like, producing the protein MPLCASPSSPPSSPPHIQTGGFDRIPDHIVLIIFNRISDLKSLARCRAVAKRFNSLVPQAETLVLRVDSVISSESKGSFLSHLLRSILHSLHHIVSPKPPSSRPRYRNSPSEILHHFENVRNLEIELPAGDLRLEKGTVLKWKAKFGRSLKCCVILGIREIAEASETDDGGEADEIDFYGERGGLKLRVVWTISALIAASARHYLLNDVIREHEEMEGLVLRDRDGEGVVVMDKEGLREFREVEDKESQVRVGEVKSRTMVPAVRMRMRHVAGIDLPGGVRMRGATLVVVWAEGEREEEMEGFVAGAFGGVFGDLVQALVKRRSYVLEMNSF; encoded by the coding sequence ATGCCTCTGTGTGCCTCCCCCTCCTCACCACCATCATCTCCACCACACATTCAAACGGGCGGCTTCGATCGAATCCCAGACCACATCGTCCTTATCATCTTCAACCGCATTTCAGACCTCAAATCCCTCGCCCGCTGCCGCGCCGTCGCCAAGCGATTCAATTCCCTTGTCCCGCAAGCCGAAACCCTCGTGCTCAGGGTCGATTCCGTAATTTCGTCCGAATCCAAGGGCTCTTTCCTCAGCCACCTCCTCCGCTCCATCCTCCATTCCCTCCACCACATCGTATCACCGAAACCCCCATCATCCCGACCCCGATACCGAAACTCCCCTTCCGAAATCCTCCACCACTTCGAGAATGTCCGAAACCTAGAGATCGAGCTTCCAGCAGGCGATCTAAGGCTAGAGAAAGGAACGGTCCTTAAATGGAAGGCAAAATTCGGCAGATCTCTCAAGTGCTGCGTGATATTAGGTATTAGAGAGATTGCAGAGGCTTCCGAAACGGATGATGGCGGAGAAGCAGATGAGATCGATTTCTATGGAGAGAGAGGCGGGCTTAAGCTGAGGGTGGTTTGGACGATTAGCGCGCTAATCGCCGCATCGGCGCGTCATTACCTGCTTAATGACGTGATTAGGGAGCATGAGGAGATGGAGGGATTGGTTTTGAGGGATAGAGATGGGGAGGGAGTGGTGGTGATGGATAAGGAAGGGTTGAGGGAGTTCAGGGAGGTGGAGGATAAGGAGTCGCAGGTTAGAGTTGGAGAGGTGAAGAGCAGGACGATGGTGCCAGCcgtgaggatgaggatgagacACGTGGCGGGCATTGATTTGCCCGGAGGGGTGAGGATGAGAGGGGCGACGCTGGTGGTGGTTTGGGCGGAGGGGGAGAGGGAAGAGGAGATGGAGGGGTTTGTGGCGGGGGCATTTGGAGGGGTTTTTGGGGATCTGGTGCAGGCGCTGGTTAAGAGGCGGAGTTACGTTCTGGAGATGAATTCGTTTTAG